A DNA window from Anaerocolumna sp. AGMB13020 contains the following coding sequences:
- a CDS encoding SDR family oxidoreductase — protein MNVLITGATRGLGFFLAKRYLETGNKVFAGTRQGNKEELLALKEIYDENLALITLEVDSTASVNEAAAAVKKLTDHVDILINSAAIHADSSFDILEETDLDDCLPVYNINAVGPLRVVKAFLPLLKKSDGAVIYNISSESGSIGMAKRVKEFDYCMSKAALNMAVKLLSNYLKEDKIPVYAVQPGWMRTDMGGPNADLDPYETADKLIKLFASLTSGSAGIFVDNEGNVLPW, from the coding sequence ATGAATGTACTAATAACAGGTGCGACCAGGGGACTTGGCTTCTTCCTGGCGAAAAGATATCTGGAGACCGGTAATAAGGTCTTTGCAGGAACCAGACAGGGAAATAAGGAAGAACTGCTTGCTTTAAAAGAAATATATGACGAGAATCTTGCACTCATTACACTGGAAGTAGACAGTACGGCTTCTGTAAATGAAGCAGCAGCTGCTGTAAAAAAGCTGACAGACCATGTAGACATCCTTATAAACAGTGCTGCCATTCATGCTGACAGTTCTTTTGATATTTTGGAAGAGACCGATTTGGATGATTGTCTGCCTGTCTATAATATTAACGCTGTTGGACCCTTAAGAGTTGTTAAGGCATTTCTTCCGCTCTTAAAGAAGAGCGACGGTGCTGTGATCTATAATATCTCTTCGGAAAGCGGCAGTATCGGTATGGCAAAACGTGTGAAGGAATTTGATTACTGTATGTCAAAGGCGGCCCTTAATATGGCTGTAAAGCTTTTGTCCAACTATCTGAAAGAAGATAAGATTCCAGTTTATGCTGTTCAACCCGGCTGGATGAGAACCGACATGGGAGGCCCGAATGCTGATCTGGATCCTTATGAAACAGCGGATAAGCTTATAAAACTATTTGCCTCCTTAACATCTGGCAGTGCGGGAATATTTGTGGATAATGAAGGCAATGTACTGCCCTGGTAA
- a CDS encoding radical SAM protein codes for MSRKSIVEKLQTFGLKRILTFLDSNPEKNIPRILNWLIKIDKDGRYVGSQARTIKAYMDRKDSNWYTLAKSLYSDIDDGVRKRLFENFIIHAVFFGGKRQNKARKEHNCNVPWAILLDPTSGCNLNCIGCWAAEYGNKLNMNFETLDSIISQGKELGICFYIYSGGEPLVRKKDIIRLCEKHPDCAFLAFTNGTLIDNEFAEEMLRVKNFVPAISVEGFEQETDFRRGAGTYNSVKRAMEILKEKKLPFGISCCYTSKNTEVIASEEYFDDMIKNGAKFAWFFTYMPVGADAVTELIATAEQRELMYHQIRKFRNSKPIFTMDFWNDGEYVKGCIAGGRRYLHINANGDIEPCAFIHYSDSNVYQKSLLEALKSPLFMEYHKNQPFSSNYLRPCPLLDNQGRLAEMVEKSGAKSTDIKKPEEVRSLTEKCIPAADNWEPVADRLWQESHGCSNCHGCPAKGSECGGNNLP; via the coding sequence ATGAGTAGAAAAAGTATCGTTGAAAAGCTACAGACCTTTGGATTAAAAAGAATTTTAACTTTTTTAGATTCCAATCCGGAGAAGAATATACCAAGAATTTTAAACTGGCTGATTAAAATTGATAAGGACGGCAGATATGTCGGCAGTCAGGCACGAACCATCAAAGCCTATATGGACAGAAAAGACAGCAACTGGTACACATTGGCTAAAAGCCTTTATAGCGATATTGATGATGGAGTCAGGAAAAGACTGTTTGAGAACTTTATCATACACGCTGTTTTCTTTGGAGGAAAACGCCAGAACAAAGCAAGAAAGGAACACAATTGCAATGTACCCTGGGCAATCCTTTTAGACCCGACTTCCGGCTGTAATCTAAATTGTATCGGCTGCTGGGCAGCAGAATACGGTAATAAGCTGAACATGAATTTCGAGACCCTGGACAGCATCATTAGCCAGGGAAAGGAATTGGGGATTTGTTTTTATATTTATTCCGGAGGAGAGCCGCTGGTAAGAAAAAAAGATATTATCAGACTATGTGAAAAACATCCGGATTGCGCGTTTCTGGCTTTCACCAACGGAACCCTCATTGATAATGAATTTGCAGAGGAAATGCTTCGGGTAAAGAATTTTGTCCCCGCAATCAGTGTGGAAGGTTTTGAGCAGGAAACAGATTTCAGAAGAGGAGCCGGCACTTATAATTCTGTTAAGAGGGCTATGGAAATCTTAAAAGAAAAGAAACTCCCCTTTGGAATATCCTGCTGTTACACTAGCAAGAATACGGAAGTAATTGCCAGTGAGGAATATTTTGATGATATGATAAAAAACGGAGCGAAATTTGCCTGGTTCTTTACTTATATGCCGGTAGGTGCTGATGCTGTAACTGAATTGATAGCAACAGCAGAGCAGCGGGAGTTGATGTATCATCAGATTAGAAAATTCAGAAACAGTAAGCCTATTTTTACAATGGATTTCTGGAACGACGGAGAATATGTGAAGGGATGCATTGCGGGAGGAAGAAGATATTTGCACATTAATGCCAACGGCGATATTGAACCCTGTGCTTTTATCCATTATTCGGACAGCAATGTATATCAGAAATCTCTTTTAGAAGCTTTAAAATCTCCTTTATTCATGGAATACCACAAGAACCAGCCTTTTAGTTCGAATTACCTGCGGCCATGTCCCCTGCTTGATAATCAGGGAAGACTTGCTGAAATGGTGGAGAAATCAGGAGCGAAATCCACAGATATTAAAAAGCCGGAGGAGGTAAGGAGCCTGACAGAGAAATGTATTCCTGCAGCAGATAACTGGGAACCGGTAGCAGACAGACTCTGGCAGGAAAGCCATGGCTGCAGCAATTGTCATGGATGTCCGGCGAAAGGTAGTGAATGCGGAGGAAATAATTTGCCATAG
- a CDS encoding ATP-binding protein, with protein MTKTYFSANLWDILKTVSLLLISAFISYWVLGWTKESSNVYIFYILSVIIISKITEGYRYGFTASFLGIIIVYNCFSLSGIQFLPSQTGYHLTLVGMFIIAVIISAAMANLKSHVKEAERREAKTVQLNEISRKLLSLNSGENIGGLALEYVYSLTGCSCIFYSKSPQQGEEGLIRSLDTKHTNIMNSSHEQFVAHWVFENKTIAGFQTDFGNESSCTYLPLISHERILGVIGIFQLGQKPLSNSTLDYLRLIISQAAIALERQYLAESQQNIQLETEKEKMRANLLRAVSHDLRTPLTGMIGASETIIKNKEQLSQKEQDKLIKYIYEDSNWLLHMVENLLSVTRIKEGVSAVNKQPELVEEVVTAAVSRLRKRYSKANISVKIPAEPLFVPMDATLIMQVLINLLENGVKYAGKSALISLNVSAAKREVIFQVADNGKGLVLADTDSIFEGISPTPSQTNDSVKGIGIGLSICKTIINAHGGTISAQNQPKGGALFTFTLPLEGGYTFE; from the coding sequence ATGACTAAAACCTATTTTTCAGCAAACCTATGGGATATTTTAAAAACCGTATCATTGCTGCTTATATCTGCTTTCATTTCCTATTGGGTCCTGGGATGGACAAAGGAAAGCAGTAATGTATATATATTTTATATTCTATCCGTAATTATCATTTCTAAAATCACAGAAGGGTATCGTTATGGCTTTACAGCTTCTTTTCTGGGGATAATCATTGTTTATAATTGTTTTTCCTTATCGGGTATCCAGTTTCTGCCGTCTCAGACTGGTTACCATCTGACCTTGGTCGGTATGTTCATTATTGCCGTAATTATAAGTGCAGCTATGGCCAACCTGAAAAGCCACGTAAAAGAGGCCGAGCGAAGAGAAGCCAAAACCGTTCAGCTGAATGAAATCAGCCGCAAGCTCCTTTCACTTAACAGCGGTGAAAATATTGGTGGCCTGGCTCTGGAATATGTATATTCCCTTACCGGCTGCTCCTGCATCTTCTATAGCAAATCCCCTCAGCAGGGGGAGGAAGGGCTGATTCGCAGCCTGGACACAAAACATACGAACATCATGAACTCCAGCCACGAGCAGTTTGTGGCCCACTGGGTATTTGAAAACAAAACCATTGCAGGTTTTCAAACGGATTTCGGCAACGAATCCAGCTGTACTTATTTACCTCTGATTTCCCATGAAAGAATCCTGGGCGTTATCGGAATCTTTCAGCTGGGTCAGAAGCCCTTAAGCAACAGTACCCTGGATTATCTAAGGCTTATTATCTCCCAGGCTGCCATTGCATTGGAGAGACAATACCTGGCAGAATCCCAGCAGAATATTCAGCTTGAAACGGAGAAGGAAAAAATGCGTGCAAATTTGCTGAGGGCTGTGTCCCATGACCTTAGGACTCCACTTACCGGGATGATTGGAGCCAGTGAGACAATCATCAAGAACAAAGAGCAGTTAAGTCAGAAGGAACAGGATAAGCTGATAAAATATATTTATGAGGATTCTAATTGGCTGCTTCATATGGTTGAAAATCTTTTGTCAGTAACACGTATCAAAGAAGGTGTCTCTGCTGTTAACAAACAGCCGGAACTGGTTGAGGAGGTAGTAACCGCTGCTGTCAGCCGCCTTAGAAAACGTTATTCCAAAGCAAATATTTCAGTAAAGATTCCCGCAGAACCACTCTTTGTACCCATGGATGCCACCCTCATAATGCAGGTACTCATAAATCTTCTGGAAAATGGTGTGAAATATGCCGGCAAGTCAGCATTGATTTCCCTTAACGTATCCGCTGCCAAAAGAGAAGTTATCTTTCAAGTAGCTGATAACGGCAAAGGTCTGGTACTGGCCGACACAGATTCCATCTTTGAAGGCATCTCCCCAACACCGTCTCAGACAAATGATTCGGTAAAGGGAATCGGCATCGGCCTTTCTATCTGCAAGACCATCATTAATGCCCATGGCGGAACCATATCTGCCCAAAATCAGCCAAAGGGCGGCGCTTTGTTTACTTTTACACTTCCCTTAGAAGGAGGCTATACCTTTGAGTAA
- a CDS encoding M3 family oligoendopeptidase, translating to MKFKDMLYKRVDMDEVKQAYGELIKEQKEAKSGEEQFEIHKKAYDLIDKVTTQMVLCSIRHSGNTVDEFYEKENDYYDEKMPELQDLLSQYSKVLFESPFRPFMEEKIGKVAFKNIELQLKSFDEKLIPLMQEENNLVTTYQKLIASAKIDFNGEECNISLLRKYLTDSDRNVRKEAWSKLSAFFSDNSKELDEIYDKQVKNRTEQAKLMGYKDYTELAYYRMNRNSYDRDMVKNFRDQVKEIFVPFATKVHELRKERLGLDSLKYYDNEMYFNNGNPAPVGTPEEILLSGKEMYSDLSPETKEFFEFMYENELFDVFGRKNKQAGGYMTFLPDYKSPFIFANFNGTSSDIDVITHECGHAFQGYVTRDYEIEEHRDITMETAEIHSMAMEFFTDKYMEMFFGDRAADYRKMHLEDSIIFIPYGCMVDEFQHIVYENPDMTPDERKAVWAKLEKEYRPHMDYENDAFFSKGGFWQKQQHIYSSPFYYIDYCLAQTCALQYRIKMDQDYNKAWESYLELCKLSAKDFYEPMLNKVGLNSPFRDGCMKNIVDELTKLYF from the coding sequence ATGAAATTTAAAGACATGCTATATAAGCGTGTAGACATGGATGAAGTGAAACAAGCCTATGGTGAGTTGATAAAGGAACAAAAAGAAGCAAAAAGCGGTGAAGAACAATTCGAGATCCATAAGAAAGCATATGATCTTATCGATAAGGTAACAACTCAGATGGTACTTTGCAGCATCAGACATTCCGGCAATACCGTTGATGAATTTTATGAAAAAGAAAATGATTATTATGATGAGAAAATGCCGGAACTGCAGGATTTATTATCCCAGTATTCAAAAGTGCTCTTTGAATCTCCTTTCAGGCCGTTTATGGAAGAGAAAATTGGCAAGGTTGCTTTTAAGAATATCGAGCTCCAGTTAAAGTCCTTCGACGAGAAGCTGATTCCTCTGATGCAGGAGGAGAATAACCTGGTAACCACTTATCAGAAGCTGATAGCAAGTGCAAAGATTGATTTTAACGGGGAAGAGTGTAACATATCTTTATTAAGAAAATATCTGACCGACTCTGATAGAAATGTAAGAAAAGAAGCCTGGAGCAAACTCTCTGCATTCTTCTCGGATAACAGCAAAGAACTGGACGAGATTTATGACAAACAGGTTAAGAACCGTACAGAGCAAGCTAAGTTAATGGGCTATAAGGATTACACAGAACTTGCTTATTACCGTATGAACAGAAACAGCTATGACAGAGATATGGTAAAGAACTTCCGTGACCAGGTAAAGGAAATCTTTGTGCCATTTGCTACAAAAGTACATGAACTGCGCAAAGAAAGACTTGGTCTTGATTCTCTAAAATATTATGATAATGAGATGTATTTCAATAACGGAAATCCGGCACCGGTTGGTACACCGGAGGAGATTCTATTAAGCGGTAAGGAGATGTACAGTGACCTCTCACCGGAAACAAAAGAATTCTTTGAATTTATGTATGAAAATGAACTATTTGATGTTTTTGGCCGTAAGAACAAACAAGCCGGCGGTTACATGACCTTCCTGCCGGATTATAAGTCTCCGTTTATATTTGCTAATTTTAACGGAACCAGCTCTGACATTGATGTTATTACCCATGAGTGCGGTCACGCTTTCCAGGGATATGTAACAAGAGATTATGAGATTGAAGAGCATAGGGATATTACCATGGAGACAGCTGAAATCCATTCCATGGCAATGGAATTCTTTACTGACAAATACATGGAAATGTTCTTTGGAGACCGAGCAGCAGATTACAGGAAAATGCATCTGGAGGATTCTATTATCTTCATCCCTTACGGATGTATGGTAGATGAATTCCAGCACATTGTCTACGAGAATCCGGATATGACTCCTGATGAAAGAAAAGCAGTATGGGCGAAGCTTGAAAAAGAGTACAGACCTCATATGGATTATGAAAATGATGCCTTCTTCTCAAAGGGCGGCTTCTGGCAGAAACAGCAGCATATCTATTCAAGTCCTTTTTATTATATTGATTACTGTCTTGCACAGACCTGTGCTCTTCAGTACCGTATCAAGATGGACCAGGATTATAACAAAGCCTGGGAAAGCTATTTGGAATTATGCAAGCTGTCTGCGAAAGACTTCTATGAGCCGATGTTAAACAAAGTCGGACTGAATTCTCCCTTCAGAGACGGTTGCATGAAGAATATTGTTGATGAGCTTACTAAGCTTTATTTTTAA
- a CDS encoding Arc family DNA-binding protein, with the protein MEQEVLQKEKVLKDKEKSKKQILLRLSPSLWNELAAWAEDDYRSINGQIEYLLAECVRKRKG; encoded by the coding sequence ATGGAACAGGAAGTACTCCAGAAGGAAAAGGTTCTCAAGGACAAGGAAAAATCTAAAAAACAGATTTTACTAAGATTATCACCCTCGCTGTGGAATGAGCTGGCTGCCTGGGCAGAAGATGATTACCGTTCAATAAACGGCCAGATTGAATATCTTCTCGCAGAGTGTGTACGAAAACGAAAAGGCTGA
- a CDS encoding aldo/keto reductase translates to MNKLFLKGSELQVSELCLGTAAYGGELPAEAARDQLDCFYEAGGNFIDTAHIYNDWIPGEKSRSEKVIGSWLKDRGLRNQMILATKGGHPDFASMDKGRLTPAELRKDMEESLACLRTEVIDLYILHRDDIIHPVGEILEYLEEQVKKGYIRYYGFSNWKKERLEAALEYGESHKLKGFVTNQLMWSMAKVNEEKVADKTLVTMDRDTYQFHREKNLSAMAYMSMAKGYFTKRILDKALSEEQELMYANDINDRRFRILKEAGVSALEVTAYTLKFILAAPFSAVPIASFSSLSQLEEAVKGLELKISEDLLKALINCEY, encoded by the coding sequence ATGAATAAGTTGTTTTTAAAAGGCTCAGAACTTCAGGTGTCTGAATTATGTCTTGGTACAGCGGCTTATGGCGGGGAGCTGCCGGCAGAAGCCGCCAGGGACCAGCTGGATTGCTTTTATGAGGCCGGAGGCAATTTTATTGATACAGCACATATTTATAATGACTGGATACCCGGTGAGAAATCCCGCAGTGAGAAGGTAATTGGAAGCTGGCTTAAAGACAGAGGCTTGCGAAATCAGATGATTCTTGCCACAAAAGGAGGGCATCCGGATTTTGCTTCTATGGACAAAGGAAGATTAACGCCTGCAGAACTCAGGAAAGATATGGAGGAGAGCCTTGCTTGTCTCAGAACAGAGGTAATCGATTTATATATCCTTCACAGGGATGATATCATACATCCAGTTGGTGAAATCCTTGAATATTTAGAGGAACAGGTTAAGAAAGGCTATATCCGCTATTATGGTTTTTCAAATTGGAAAAAGGAGAGGCTTGAGGCAGCCTTAGAATATGGGGAAAGCCATAAACTAAAAGGTTTCGTCACCAATCAACTGATGTGGAGTATGGCAAAGGTCAATGAAGAAAAGGTTGCCGATAAGACACTTGTTACCATGGATCGGGACACTTATCAATTCCACAGGGAAAAGAATCTGTCTGCAATGGCGTATATGTCAATGGCAAAGGGATATTTTACAAAGAGAATTCTTGATAAGGCCCTGTCGGAGGAACAAGAGCTGATGTATGCCAATGATATAAATGACAGACGATTCAGGATTTTGAAAGAGGCAGGTGTTTCAGCCCTGGAAGTTACGGCATATACCCTTAAGTTCATACTGGCAGCACCCTTTTCGGCTGTACCAATCGCATCCTTTAGCAGCCTTTCACAGCTTGAGGAGGCTGTAAAAGGCCTGGAGCTAAAGATATCCGAAGATCTCCTTAAGGCGCTTATTAATTGCGAATATTAG
- a CDS encoding SPFH domain-containing protein — MDNEAGFKLNNIEEKEIKPLGGGLILLLVLIGFGVSVWAIVAGAISLSKDDNVIGAVLLTGGILLVVVLSIMLNGFHILNPNEALVLTLFGKYYGTIKKEGFYYTNPFAGAINPAKSATASAAVPAAYGAATTAVAAQQTAGKKISTKTLTFSNERQKVNDVLGNPIIIGAVVIWRVADPTKAVFNVDNYNTFLAIQCDSTIRNVARLYPYDTMENDADEKTLRGSSQEIADSMRVELQQRVSEAGLEIKEVRITHLSYSEEIAAAMLQRQQAVAVIAARQKIVEGAVSMVKMAIDQLGQEEIVILDDERKAAMVSNLLVVLCGNKDAQPIVNSGSIY, encoded by the coding sequence ATGGATAATGAAGCTGGTTTCAAATTAAACAACATTGAAGAGAAAGAAATAAAACCTTTAGGTGGAGGACTTATACTCCTTCTTGTACTCATAGGTTTTGGCGTTTCGGTTTGGGCTATCGTTGCCGGAGCCATTTCACTTAGCAAAGATGATAACGTAATAGGTGCAGTCCTGTTAACCGGGGGCATTTTATTGGTAGTAGTACTGTCTATTATGTTAAATGGATTCCACATACTCAATCCGAATGAAGCACTGGTATTAACACTGTTTGGTAAATACTATGGTACGATTAAAAAAGAAGGCTTCTATTATACCAACCCCTTTGCAGGAGCAATTAACCCTGCGAAATCTGCAACAGCCAGTGCAGCAGTACCTGCGGCCTATGGTGCTGCAACGACTGCTGTAGCGGCACAGCAGACCGCTGGAAAGAAGATATCTACAAAGACATTAACCTTTAGTAACGAAAGACAAAAAGTAAATGATGTACTTGGTAATCCTATTATCATTGGTGCTGTTGTAATCTGGAGAGTTGCTGACCCTACAAAAGCAGTATTTAACGTTGATAACTATAATACCTTTTTAGCAATTCAATGTGATTCTACAATTCGTAATGTAGCAAGATTATATCCTTACGATACCATGGAAAATGATGCGGATGAGAAGACCCTTAGAGGCAGCAGCCAGGAAATCGCGGATAGTATGAGGGTTGAATTACAGCAGAGAGTCAGTGAAGCAGGTCTTGAAATCAAAGAAGTAAGAATTACCCACCTTTCCTATTCAGAAGAAATTGCTGCTGCCATGCTCCAGAGACAGCAGGCTGTTGCAGTTATTGCTGCAAGGCAGAAAATTGTTGAAGGTGCAGTCAGTATGGTAAAGATGGCAATCGATCAGTTGGGACAGGAAGAAATTGTTATACTGGATGATGAGAGAAAAGCTGCTATGGTAAGTAATCTGCTGGTAGTGCTTTGCGGTAACAAAGATGCACAGCCAATAGTAAACAGCGGCTCCATTTACTAA
- a CDS encoding D-2-hydroxyacid dehydrogenase, with translation MILSLIYKRNAYINAVEDITGEKVKICTNREEVLRYLPEADIIITVGGGYNSIPLEPDMLSQAVKLRWVFSVSAGVEKLPVEALKERGILVTNTSGVHAVTIAEYVLGGLLYMNHNLDKYLPLKQEKHWRTPISGEDLDQKTLCIIGAGHIGAEIGRKAKAFDMKVLGIKRTVQKLEHFDEIHDFGDLRSLLPLADFVVMAVPLNTDTYHLMGEEEFALMKEDAVFVNIARGDTVDEEALIRVLQEKKIKGALLDVFHEEPLPVSNPLWKLENVILTPHSSAISKNVTRKVIKMFKDNYERYQKSERLINEL, from the coding sequence ATGATATTATCTTTGATTTACAAGAGAAATGCCTATATTAATGCAGTAGAAGATATTACCGGGGAAAAGGTGAAAATCTGTACCAATAGAGAGGAAGTCTTAAGATATCTGCCGGAGGCTGATATTATAATAACAGTTGGAGGTGGGTATAACAGCATCCCGCTGGAGCCGGACATGTTATCCCAGGCTGTTAAACTGAGATGGGTATTCAGCGTAAGTGCTGGAGTTGAGAAGCTTCCGGTGGAAGCGTTGAAAGAGCGGGGGATACTTGTAACTAATACCAGCGGTGTTCACGCAGTTACCATAGCAGAGTACGTTTTAGGAGGACTGCTCTACATGAATCACAATCTGGATAAATACCTGCCCCTTAAGCAGGAAAAGCATTGGAGAACACCCATATCCGGTGAAGATCTTGACCAGAAGACCCTATGCATTATCGGAGCCGGACATATCGGGGCGGAAATCGGCAGAAAAGCCAAAGCTTTTGATATGAAGGTACTGGGGATTAAGAGAACCGTGCAGAAATTGGAGCATTTCGATGAAATACATGATTTTGGAGACTTAAGAAGTTTATTGCCTTTGGCAGATTTTGTAGTCATGGCGGTACCGCTTAACACGGATACTTACCATCTGATGGGAGAAGAAGAATTTGCTCTTATGAAAGAAGATGCCGTTTTTGTAAATATAGCAAGGGGGGATACGGTAGATGAGGAGGCTTTGATCAGGGTGCTTCAGGAGAAAAAGATCAAAGGAGCCCTTCTTGATGTATTTCATGAAGAACCCCTTCCGGTAAGCAATCCGCTTTGGAAGCTGGAGAATGTAATACTTACACCCCACAGCTCTGCCATATCCAAGAATGTCACCAGAAAAGTCATAAAGATGTTCAAGGATAACTATGAAAGGTATCAGAAATCAGAAAGATTAATAAATGAACTCTGA
- a CDS encoding glycoside hydrolase family 5 protein, translating into MRKNEVKGFLDTEGTRIINEERETVILKGWGLGNWLLCEGYMWKARSNERFDRPRRIEAVITELTGSEYAESFWKRFRDNYITEADISYMKELGYNSVRIPINSRLFLKEDIGLRWVEEGFELLDRVINWCEKYELYAFIDLHGAPGGQTGANIDDSLDDMPRLLLDDDCFEKGIQLWKRLAERYADRWIVGGYDLLNEPLRPKRTERDTELEYLVPRLCEFYEKAIEEIRKVDQKHIISIEGHHWATSTEVFCKKYDPKMIIHFHRYACMPDIACYRDFIQLSKRWEAPLWLGETGENTIEWFTAMYPLAEELGIGYNIWPWKKMECSNSPCSVVMPKDWELLLAYTEGGKHPGYEKAREILEEYLHNMLFENCKLDKRVSAAVQREPGCIIRGTDFDELPGKGISYSGLREEENIFRYRLGTGMQIVEKQKDYKRKFVFDCGFQRLVLALKADEFANYSLNNAKEGTKIELSFHNTEEVVFEVLQDGERLHLVEITGTGDYRLSEVMALREKEHTVLTLKVLKGSMELESIITYAN; encoded by the coding sequence ATGAGGAAAAATGAAGTGAAGGGATTTTTGGATACAGAGGGTACAAGAATAATAAATGAAGAGAGAGAGACGGTGATATTAAAAGGCTGGGGGCTGGGTAATTGGCTGCTTTGTGAAGGCTATATGTGGAAAGCCAGATCAAATGAGCGCTTTGACAGGCCAAGGAGAATAGAAGCTGTAATAACAGAACTTACTGGTTCGGAATACGCAGAATCCTTCTGGAAACGTTTCAGAGATAATTACATAACCGAAGCAGATATCAGCTATATGAAAGAACTGGGATACAATTCAGTTCGAATACCAATAAATTCCAGACTTTTTTTAAAAGAAGATATTGGACTCAGATGGGTGGAGGAGGGTTTTGAGCTTCTGGACAGAGTGATAAACTGGTGTGAAAAATATGAACTCTATGCCTTTATCGATCTTCACGGCGCGCCGGGAGGACAAACCGGTGCTAATATTGATGACAGTCTTGATGATATGCCAAGGCTTCTTCTGGATGATGATTGTTTTGAAAAGGGGATTCAGTTATGGAAACGCCTGGCCGAAAGATATGCTGACAGATGGATTGTGGGTGGTTATGATCTGCTAAATGAGCCCCTCCGACCAAAGAGAACAGAGAGGGATACGGAGCTGGAGTATCTGGTACCAAGATTATGCGAATTTTATGAAAAAGCAATCGAGGAAATCAGAAAAGTGGATCAAAAGCATATAATCAGTATCGAAGGACACCACTGGGCAACATCGACGGAGGTGTTCTGCAAAAAATACGATCCCAAAATGATTATCCATTTCCATCGGTATGCTTGTATGCCGGATATAGCTTGCTATAGAGATTTTATACAGCTATCCAAAAGGTGGGAGGCACCGCTCTGGCTGGGTGAGACCGGTGAAAATACCATTGAATGGTTTACTGCCATGTATCCTTTAGCAGAGGAGCTTGGAATAGGATATAATATTTGGCCTTGGAAGAAAATGGAGTGTAGCAATTCTCCTTGCTCCGTGGTGATGCCAAAGGACTGGGAGCTTTTGCTTGCTTATACAGAAGGCGGAAAACACCCGGGATATGAGAAAGCAAGAGAAATACTAGAAGAATATTTACATAACATGCTATTTGAGAACTGCAAGCTTGACAAACGAGTATCTGCAGCAGTTCAGCGGGAACCAGGCTGTATTATAAGAGGCACTGATTTTGATGAGCTGCCTGGAAAAGGAATTTCTTATTCCGGCTTAAGGGAAGAGGAGAATATCTTCCGCTACCGATTGGGTACAGGAATGCAGATAGTCGAAAAACAGAAAGACTACAAAAGGAAATTTGTTTTTGACTGTGGTTTTCAACGGTTGGTTCTCGCCTTGAAAGCGGATGAATTTGCAAACTATTCTCTGAATAATGCAAAGGAAGGAACAAAGATCGAGTTATCCTTTCATAACACAGAAGAGGTTGTCTTTGAAGTGCTGCAGGATGGAGAAAGGCTTCATCTGGTTGAGATAACCGGTACAGGTGATTATAGGTTGTCAGAAGTGATGGCTCTCAGGGAAAAAGAGCACACGGTACTAACCCTTAAGGTCTTAAAAGGGAGTATGGAGCTGGAATCGATTATAACATATGCGAATTAG
- a CDS encoding response regulator transcription factor, giving the protein MSKKIKILVIEDEPTICKFIDATLSANHYKVILCRTGKEGIALISSHCPDLVLLDLGLPDMDGLQVIKEVREWASLPILVVSARTDEHSKVEALDAGGDDYITKPFGTSELLARIRTALRHYIKSESKSSKNKNIYKVKNFLIDFDKHLVTVNGNEVHLTQIEYKLVSLLAQNPGKVLTYDSIITKIWGPYAERDNKILRVNMANIRRKLELNPVEPEYILTEIGVGYRMVEED; this is encoded by the coding sequence TTGAGTAAAAAAATTAAGATACTGGTAATTGAAGATGAACCCACCATCTGTAAATTCATTGATGCAACTCTTTCCGCCAATCATTATAAAGTAATCCTGTGCAGAACCGGCAAAGAAGGTATTGCCTTAATATCCTCCCATTGCCCTGATCTGGTACTGTTAGACCTTGGGCTTCCCGATATGGATGGTCTACAGGTCATAAAAGAAGTTCGGGAGTGGGCTTCCCTTCCCATACTGGTAGTATCCGCAAGAACCGACGAGCACTCCAAGGTTGAAGCGCTGGATGCAGGCGGTGATGATTATATAACCAAACCCTTTGGAACCAGTGAACTCCTGGCCAGAATAAGAACAGCCCTCAGACATTATATAAAAAGTGAATCCAAAAGCAGTAAGAATAAAAATATCTATAAAGTTAAAAATTTTCTGATTGATTTCGATAAGCATCTGGTTACGGTAAATGGAAATGAGGTTCATCTGACACAGATTGAATATAAACTGGTATCTTTGTTAGCCCAGAATCCGGGAAAAGTACTTACCTACGATTCCATTATTACAAAAATTTGGGGGCCTTATGCGGAACGGGATAATAAAATACTAAGAGTTAATATGGCAAATATCCGTAGAAAATTAGAACTGAATCCGGTTGAGCCGGAGTATATATTAACAGAAATAGGGGTCGGTTACCGTATGGTCGAAGAAGATTAA